Proteins encoded in a region of the Rutidosis leptorrhynchoides isolate AG116_Rl617_1_P2 chromosome 9, CSIRO_AGI_Rlap_v1, whole genome shotgun sequence genome:
- the LOC139865890 gene encoding F-box only protein 6-like, protein MWENLPSDLLANIFSYLPPHSLARAMTTCHHWYNCRRSIRPRCNHRHEPWFVALPTRNVNICFVHNPIEKTWHLLNLARVPSMTRPVSTIGGHGLIVLKSIGGLPIRLSICNPFTGEFRHLPNLKKPRTNPAVGVIERFSDNNRFNVYVAGGMCEAASGGATSYEPTIEMFDSRSNEWTIVGSMPLEFAVRLTVWTPNESVYSNGVLYWMTSARAYSIMGFEMNTNKWKELSVPTGDTLEFAALVPRDRKLTVVGGTHGGNVSVWELRESDEWNLIEKMPVGLSENFVGGSTKCVGIEGGVCLYKEIGSGMIVWGRNQDRTNKWEWSSIEGCNWLNGKTLKNYPIRGLFLHPNLASSPFV, encoded by the coding sequence ATGTGGGAAAATCTTCCTTCTGATTTGTTAGCCAACATCTTCTCCTACCTCCCTCCACACTCTTTAGCACGTGCCATGACCACGTGTCACCACTGGTACAACTGCAGGAGGTCGATAAGGCCACGCTGCAACCACCGTCACGAGCCATGGTTCGTTGCATTACCTACTCGAAATGTTAACATTTGTTTCGTTCATAACCCGATTGAGAAAACATGGCATCTGCTTAATTTGGCACGTGTTCCTAGCATGACTAGACCGGTTTCAACGATCGGAGGACATGGGTTGATAGTGTTAAAGTCGATTGGTGGGCTACCTATTCGGTTATCGATTTGTAATCCGTTTACTGGTGAATTCCGCCACCTTCCGAATTTGAAAAAACCGAGGACTAATCCCGCAGTAGGAGTCATAGAGCGTTTTAGTGATAATAACCGGTTTAACGTGTATGTGGCGGGTGGGATGTGTGAGGCGGCAAGTGGAGGTGCCACGTCATACGAACCGACAATAGAAATGTTCGATTCTAGAAGTAATGAGTGGACGATTGTGGGGTCCATGCCGTTAGAGTTTGCCGTGCGGCTTACGGTATGGACCCCAAATGAGAGTGTTTACTCAAACGGGGTACTATATTGGATGACCTCAGCCCGTGCGTATAGCATAATGGGatttgaaatgaatacaaataaatGGAAGGAACTCAGTGTACCAACAGGCGACACGCTCGAGTTTGCTGCCCTAGTCCCACGCGACAGGAAACTGACTGTCGTCGGTGGGACCCATGGCGGGAACGTGTCGGTTTGGGAGTTGAGAGAGAGCGATGAATGGAATCTGATTGAGAAAATGCCGGTTGGCTTAAGTGAAAATTTTGTTGGTGGTAGTACAAAGTGTGTGGGAATTGAAGGCGGAGTGTGTTTATACAAGGAAATCGGTTCGGGAATGATCGTGTGGGGGAGAAATCAAGATCGTACGAATAAATGGGAATGGAGTTCGATCGAAGGTTGTAATTGGTTAAATGGAAAAACATTAAAAAATTACCCGATTAGAGGACTCTTTCTTCACCCGAATCTTGCTTCTTCCCCATTTGTTTAG
- the LOC139865891 gene encoding uncharacterized protein: MTSTACFMIISKNDIPIYEAEVGTAPKKEEAAHQHQFILHAALDIVQDLAWTTSAMFLKSIDRFNDLVVSVYVTAGHTRLMLLHDSRNEDGIKSFFQEVHELYIKILLNPLYLPGSRVTSSHFDTKVRALARRYL, translated from the exons ATGACTAGCACAGCTTGCTTTATGATCATTAGCAAAAATGACATTCCTATATACGAGGCCGAAGTTGGTACTGCTCCTAAG AAAGAAGAAGCTGCACATCAGCATCAGTTTATCCTCCATGCGGCTTTGGATATAGTCCAAGATCTTGCATGGACAACAAGTGCTAT GTTTTTGAAATCAATCGACAGATTCAATGATTTGGTGGTATCAGTATACGTAACAGCTGGGC ATACACGATTGATGTTGCTTCATGATTCTCGAAATGAAGATGGAATCAAGAGCTTTTTCCAGGAAGTCCATGAGCTTTATATAAAG ATTCTTTTAAATCCGCTCTACCTTCCAGGATCTCGTGTTACGTCTTCACATTTTGATACAAAGGTCCGAGCCCTCGCAAGAAGGTACCTATAA
- the LOC139867134 gene encoding peptide deformylase 1A, chloroplastic-like, which yields MDVILRQLSRQFPAKSLILRSYNKPILNHILPLFNPAVRCFSSPTTARNQKTGWFSGLGNKKKVIDLPCIVQAGDPVLHEPAREVLPGEIGSDRIQKIIDDMVQVMRRRPGVGLAAPQIGITLKIIVLEDLKEYIAQAPEEENKAQDRRPFDLLVILNPKLRKKGNKSALFFEGCLSVNGYRAMVEKYLEVEVRGLDRDGKPMKVDACGWQARILQHECDHLDGTLYVDKMVKRTFRTIENLDLPLAKSCPKQGVC from the exons ATGGATGTAATATTACGACAGTTGTCGCGACAATTTCCGGCGAAATCCCTAATTTTACGATCGTATAATAAACCCATCTTAAACCATATTTTACCGCTATTTAATCCGGCCGTTAGATGTTTCAGTTCTCCTACGACTGCTCGAAATCAGAAAACGGGTTGGTTTTCCGGGTTGGGAAATAAAAAGAAAGTTATAGATTTACCATGTATCGTTCAAGCGGGTGACCCGGTTCTTCATGAACCTGCTCGAGAAGTGTTGCCTGGAGAAATCGGGTCGGATCGTATTCAGAAGATTATTGATGATATGGTGCAGGTCATGAGGAGACGACCCGGGGTTGGTCTTGCTGCTCCACAAATTGGTATTACTTTAAAA ATAATTGTGTTGGAGGATTTAAAAGAATATATAGCACAAGCACCGGAGGAGGAGAATAAGGCGCAAGACAGACGCCCATTTGATCTCTTG GTTATTTTGAACCCAAAACTTAGAAAGAAGGGCAACAAATCGGCGTTGTTTTTCGAAGGTTGTTTAAG TGTTAATGGATATAGAGCAATGGTGGAAAAGTACCTTGAAGTAGAGGTGAGGGGGTTGGATCGAGATGGTAAGCCTATGAAGGTCGATGCTTGTGGATGGCAAGCTCGTATTTTGCAGCACGAATGTGACCATTTAGACGGAACTCTGTATGTCGACAAAATGGTGAAGCGAACGTTTAGGACTATAGAGAATTTAGATTTGCCTCTTGCCAAGAGTTGTCCTAAGCAGGGGGTTTGCTAG
- the LOC139866455 gene encoding glyoxylase I 4-like, translated as MKETVANPLHLKSLNHISLVCRSVEESTDFYTNVLGFFPIRRPGSFDFDGAWLFNYGIGIHLLQSEHPDNMIKKTEINPKDNHISFQCESMGAVEKKLKEMGITYKRQRVEEGGIYVDQLFFHDPDGFMIEICNCDNLPVIPIAGEMVRSCSRLNLGIITQKQLQTFV; from the exons atgaAAGAAACTGTTGCAAATCCCCTGCATCTTAAATCGTTGAATCATATATCACTTGTATGTCGATCTGTTGAAGAATCTACTGATTTTTACACAAACGTTCTTGGATTTTTTCCAATTCGAAGGCCTGGATCGTTTGATTTCGACGGTGCttg GCTGTTTAACTACGGAATTGGAATTCATCTATTGCAATCAGAACACCCTGATAATATGATCAAGAAAACTGAAATTAATCCCAAAGATAACCATATTTCATTTCAG TGTGAGAGTATGGGAGCAGTGGAAAAAAAGTTGAAAGAAATGGGGATAACATATAAGAGACAGAGGGTAGAAGAAGGAGGAATTTATGTGGATCAGTTATTTTTTCATGATCCAGATGGTTTTATGATTGAGATTTGTAACTGTGATAATTTACCGGTGATACCAATTGCCGGAGAAATGGTTAGGTCATGTTCCCGGCTAAACTTGGGCATTATTACTCAGAAGCAATTACAAACATTTGTTTAG